Proteins from one Juglans microcarpa x Juglans regia isolate MS1-56 chromosome 1S, Jm3101_v1.0, whole genome shotgun sequence genomic window:
- the LOC121247532 gene encoding protein WHAT'S THIS FACTOR 9, mitochondrial, with amino-acid sequence MLQCRQSMVINIIRRKWCSGCFWVGLEGQVFSFGCQQGFNYQQRCGLVNVKLKWVKDRALDAVVSGERDLRAACILVSMISSSPHSCVPIYLLSRHRGQLGLPHDLKLSTFIRRYPTVFQESHNLDGGGTRVPCFGLTPEVLKLHQEELDIIEKNQVDLVNRLRKLLMLTRDRTLPLQTIDQLKWDLGLPNDYHYSLIPHHSRFFSLVTLPDKRDGLKLLSWDNDLAVSQLQKNAALQQNENDVKNGCLAFPIGFTRGFGLRRKSMEWLKEWQRLPYTSPYSDASLLDSRTDVSEKRIVGVFHELLHLTIEKKTERKNVSNLRKPLALPQKFTKVFERHPGIFYISKKNDTQTVVLREAYDHQQLLHRHPLVEIRERFGSMMRTGLLERSRGFYKRSAGAGVEQDRSDDVYVDEMDDTQGSSEEESDCKLFSDYDSDDPIHEPC; translated from the coding sequence ATGCTACAGTGCAGACAATCCATGGTTATTAATATCATTAGGAGAAAATGGTGCAGTGGATGTTTTTGGGTTGGGCTGGAGGGTCAGGTTTTCTCTTTTGGATGCCAGCAAGGATTTAATTACCAGCAGAGGTGTGGTTTGGTGAATGTAAAACTGAAATGGGTGAAAGATAGAGCACTTGATGCTGTTGTGTCTGGTGAAAGGGATCTCAGAGCAGCTTGCATTCTTGTCTCCATGATCTCTTCTTCTCCCCATTCTTGTGTTCCCATATATCTCCTCTCTCGCCATCGCGGACAGCTTGGTCTACCCCATGATCTTAAGCTCTCCACCTTTATTAGGAGATATCCTACTGTTTTTCAGGAGTCTCATAATCTTGATGGCGGAGGCACTCGTGTTCCGTGTTTTGGCTTGACTCCTGAAGTATTAAAACTCCACCAAGAAGAGCTCGATATTATTGAGAAGAATCAAGTGGATCTTGTCAATAGGCTCCGCAAACTGCTCATGCTTACCAGAGACCGGACCCTGCCTTTGCAAACTATTGACCAGCTGAAATGGGACTTGGGTTTGCCAAATGATTACCATTATTCCTTGATTCCACATCACTCCAGATTTTTCTCTTTGGTCACCCTCCCTGACAAGCGTGATGGCTTGAAGCTCTTGTCCTGGGATAATGATCTTGCTGTCTCACAATTGCAAAAAAATGCTGCTCTTCAACAGAATGAAAACGATGTTAAAAATGGCTGCTTAGCATTTCCAATTGGATTTACAAGGGGTTTTGGGTTAAGAAGGAAATCCATGGAGTGGTTGAAAGAGTGGCAAAGGCTCCCTTATACTTCTCCGTATTCCGATGCCTCCCTTTTGGATTCCCGCACAGATGTCTCTGAGAAGAGGATTGTTGGAGTCTTTCATGAGCTTCTTCACCTAACCATAGAGAAGAAAACCGAGCGTAAGAATGTGAGCAACCTCCGAAAGCCACTGGCTCTGCCTCAGAAGTTCACTAAAGTGTTTGAGCGCCATCCTGGTATATTTTACATCTCTAAGAAGAATGACACTCAGACTGTAGTTTTAAGGGAAGCCTATGACCATCAGCAACTCTTGCATAGGCACCCTCTTGTAGAAATCAGGGAAAGGTTTGGAAGCATGATGAGGACAGGGCTGTTGGAGAGGAGCAGAGGGTTTTACAAGAGAAGTGCAGGTGCTGGCGTAGAACAGGATCGATCAGATGatgtttatgttgatgaaatgGATGATACTCAGGGTAGTTCTGAAGAGGAGTCAGACTGTAAGTTGTTTTCTGACTATGATTCAGATGACCCTATACATGAACCGTGTTGA